A segment of the Agrobacterium tumefaciens genome:
CGCCGATCACCACTGCCCGTGCATGTGTCTTCATTTACAGAACCCCTCATGAGCGCCGGCCTCGTGCAAGTGTGCCGACAAATCGATGAGGAGAATATGAAGCGACTGATTTGCGTTCAGCCGCCTGATTGCGACATGGCCAATGGGTGCTGCGACAGGGCAGAAAATGCCGTCATCCGTCTGTCGGTGGGTCGCCGTCTCCAGACGCAGACACGACGCCCCACCGCAGAAGATATTACCGACGCGCCTCGGACACAGACTTGCTGGGCTGTTCGGCGCCCTTGTCATCCCTGTTGTCTTCCTTCGGCGTCTGCGCGACCTTCGCCGATGCGGCAGCGGTACGCGACACAACCGTCTTGTCGCCTTCCTCTTCGAGAATTGCTGCCAGCATTTGCGGATTGTTTTCACCATCCACGTGGATGTTCAGATTGCGCTGCGGGAACGGAATTTCGATGCCTTCCTCGCGGAAACGCTTGAGGATGGCGATACGCAATGCGTTCTTGACGGTCAGACCGCTGGAGAGGTCAGCGAGATGGAAACGCAGTTCGAAATCCAGGGCGAAATCGCCAAACCGCATGAATTCCACATGCGGTTCCGGATTGCGCAGCACCGGCGGCTGCGCCCGTACCAGCTCGAGGAGAATATCCATCACCTGCTGCGGATCGGCATTGTAGGACACCGAAACGGGAATTTCCGCACGCATGATGCGGTTGCGGTGGGTCCAGTTTCCGACAGAGGCGTTTATGAATTCCGAGTTCGGCACGATGATTGACTGCCCACGGAAGGTTTCGATTTCGGTCGCACGCACCGACAGGCGCTTGACGGTGCCCTCGGTCGTGCCTGTCACCACCCAGTCACCAACCTTGAATGGGCGCTCGACCAGCAGGATGAGGCCGGACACAAAGTTCGACACGATGTTCTGCAGGCCAAAACCGATACCGACCGACAGTGCCGAGGCGACCAGCGCCAGACTGGAGAGATTAAGCCCCGCCGACGAAACGCCGAAGATCGCCGCAACGGCAATACCGAGATAACCGATACCCGTCTTGACGGAGTTGCGCACGCCGGCATCCACCTGGCCGCGCGCCATAACGTTGTTATCAAGCCACTTCTGGAACCAGCGGGTGATGGTGTAGCCGATGGCGAAGACCATAACGCCACCGAACAGCCCAAGCAGCGAAATCGAGGCGTTGCCGACGGTAATGCCTGTCAGAAGACGGTACGCCCAGCTTTCGATGTCGCCCGGCTGGAAGCCCCAGGAGAACAGGATGAGCGGCACACCGAAGAACAGCGCGACGACATAGATGCCGAGACCGGCGGCAAGACCAGCCTGATCGAGCGGCACCGGGCCGAGATTATAGCGCCGCTGCAGGAAGCGGCCGGCCAGGGATTCGGCAAAAGCGCCCTGTCGTGAAATCGCCTTGCCCGAGAGGATGCCGATGTACATCGTTGCCAGCACCGCGCCGGTCGCGACGATCTGCGTGGCCAGGAACCGCGCAAGGCCGACATAACCGGTGAGGCACGCGCCGATGAGAATGAGGCCACCAACCCGCAGCAGAATGACGAGCCAGCGCGGCAGGCGCTGGTTGCCGGTATCGTGGTCCTGACCCTCGCCGATGACCGGTCGCAGGAACGACACGGCGAGAAGAATGACGCCGATAGTCACAGACGCAATGAAGCTCTTGGCCACGGTGACGATCAGAGGCGAATAGAGCGTCTCGCTGATGGTTCCGAACAGATAGTCGAGACCATTGACCAGCGCCATCAGAACGACGGCTGTCGAGAGCGTATGCGCGCCCTTGTTCGAGACCTGCAGCAAACGCCATTCTGGCTGCGTTGGCGCAAAGATCGCGTAGCTCAGCCGCGATACGAAATAGACGAAGCCGATGATCGCCATGGCGCCGAACAGGATCGGCGCGATATCGGACCGCAGGACGTTGAAATTGTCTAGGAAGAAGGCCGAGGTGATGAGGAACAGGAACAGCGAGAGCGACTGAACCATCGTCGACCAGAAGGCGAGCGACAGGCGTCGCAGATAAGACGGTTCACCCGAAAACGCCCGCCGGTCCATGCGGCTGCCGAAAAAGCGATAGCCGCCGACCAGGAACAGCATCGCCGCCATGACGGAAAGCGCCACCGCGCCGAACATCGGAAGGCGCTTGTAGTTCCAGACGAACGTTACCCAGCTGCTGACGGCGTTGTTGAGATTGGAGAGTTCGTCAACAAAAGCAGACGTGGCCTCTGTAAATGTGGCTGCGGACAGGTCCGTCCGCTTGAACAGTGTCGCAGCAAACAGTGCACGGCGGACAGCCGTGATATTGTTGGAAATCTGCGCCGCATTGGTGGCGATGCTGTCCACCTCGCCGGCAATGGCATTCACTTCGGCCCGTTCGGACGTCAGACGGGTGCGCTCTTCGGTAACGACGCTGGCTTCGGGCGCCTGCCCTTCGGCTGGCGGTTCGCCAAGCGCATCAAGCCGGGCCTTGATCTGGTCGAGGCGCGCACGCAGCTTGCTGTTGGTCGCACCCGCATCACCGGCGATCTGGTCGACCTGCCCCTTCATATCCACCAGTTTGGCATCGTCGTTGCCACCCGCCTCGATCTGGCTGGTCACTCTGGCGACATCGGCCTTCCAGCGTTCGAGATCGGTTTTGGCCTGCTCGGAAACCGATTGCTGGATTCCGACAGCGGTTGGCGGCGTTTCCTCCTGGGCGGAAGCCTGCATTGCGGAAAAGAACATTCCGCCAATGAGGGCCAGCACAATCGCCCCGATGAATTTATGCCGCTTATCAAACATCAACCGCACTCCGTTCCTTTCCGTCGTCTCGATCATCGCACCCGGCCCGTCAATGCCCGACACCTTGAAAACTACCCGCAAAAGGGGTGTTTCCCCAAGGATTGCCTTGCCTTCCAACGCGAGAATCACCACCTTTGATATTGCAGCAATCATGGGAGGAAATCATGGAATCTGCTGGCATTGGCTGGATTGCAGCCATCATCATCGGTGGCATCGCCGGGTGGCTCGCCGAACAATTCATGAAAAGCAATATGGGTGTTTTCATGAACATCCTACTTGGAATCGTCGGTGCGGTCGTCGCCAACGCCATTCTTGCCGTTTTCGGAATCGTTTTGACGGGTTGGCTCGGTTATCTCATCGCCGGATTCGTCGGCGCATGTATTTTGATCGCGATCGGGCGAATGTTCAGACGCGGATAGCGAAAAAAAAGAAAAGCCGGAAAACCCCGGTTTTCCGGCACTTTTCGCGATTGCCGAAATTTTTCTGTCATAAAAATCGAAGAAAATTCATTTCGACGCTAGACAACCAGAATGATCCTCTTTATACGGCCTCTCACACCGCCAGACGGCGGGCGGCGGGTGATTAGCTCAGTTGGTAGAGCAGCTGACTCTTAATCAGCGGGTCGTAGGTTCGAGCCCTACATCACCCACCAAATTCTCTCAAAAAGACAATACGTTGCTGATTTTCGTTAAAGCGCTTTCGAGGCGCTTGGCGTAGCGGTTTCAGCCTGAACGTCGTCAATCTTCTCGACACTTTGAATTCTCTGCCCGGCGCCAAGGGAATGATGGCGGCGACGTCCCATATTGACGTCTCTCTGCCGATTGCCGCATCGCAGCAATGCCCTCACCACACATAAACGGCATCAGACCAATAAATTTCATGTAGAACGCGAGTACCATGCGATTCTATAGTCAGGAATTGTATCGGTTAATCACCGAACCCCGCTGAAATCATGAAATTTAACCACGCCAAGTGATACAAATTGCAACGGCTATTCTTCCCTGTATTTCTCTCCCGGCACAACATGGGTTGGAGGGGAACAATGAAATTGAATTTGGTCGCAGTCGCGGTCTTTGGCGCGGCAATGACGGTTGCCA
Coding sequences within it:
- a CDS encoding mechanosensitive ion channel family protein, producing the protein MIETTERNGVRLMFDKRHKFIGAIVLALIGGMFFSAMQASAQEETPPTAVGIQQSVSEQAKTDLERWKADVARVTSQIEAGGNDDAKLVDMKGQVDQIAGDAGATNSKLRARLDQIKARLDALGEPPAEGQAPEASVVTEERTRLTSERAEVNAIAGEVDSIATNAAQISNNITAVRRALFAATLFKRTDLSAATFTEATSAFVDELSNLNNAVSSWVTFVWNYKRLPMFGAVALSVMAAMLFLVGGYRFFGSRMDRRAFSGEPSYLRRLSLAFWSTMVQSLSLFLFLITSAFFLDNFNVLRSDIAPILFGAMAIIGFVYFVSRLSYAIFAPTQPEWRLLQVSNKGAHTLSTAVVLMALVNGLDYLFGTISETLYSPLIVTVAKSFIASVTIGVILLAVSFLRPVIGEGQDHDTGNQRLPRWLVILLRVGGLILIGACLTGYVGLARFLATQIVATGAVLATMYIGILSGKAISRQGAFAESLAGRFLQRRYNLGPVPLDQAGLAAGLGIYVVALFFGVPLILFSWGFQPGDIESWAYRLLTGITVGNASISLLGLFGGVMVFAIGYTITRWFQKWLDNNVMARGQVDAGVRNSVKTGIGYLGIAVAAIFGVSSAGLNLSSLALVASALSVGIGFGLQNIVSNFVSGLILLVERPFKVGDWVVTGTTEGTVKRLSVRATEIETFRGQSIIVPNSEFINASVGNWTHRNRIMRAEIPVSVSYNADPQQVMDILLELVRAQPPVLRNPEPHVEFMRFGDFALDFELRFHLADLSSGLTVKNALRIAILKRFREEGIEIPFPQRNLNIHVDGENNPQMLAAILEEEGDKTVVSRTAAASAKVAQTPKEDNRDDKGAEQPSKSVSEARR
- a CDS encoding GlsB/YeaQ/YmgE family stress response membrane protein: MESAGIGWIAAIIIGGIAGWLAEQFMKSNMGVFMNILLGIVGAVVANAILAVFGIVLTGWLGYLIAGFVGACILIAIGRMFRRG